A genomic window from Winogradskyella sp. J14-2 includes:
- a CDS encoding RagB/SusD family nutrient uptake outer membrane protein, with the protein MKNLRKLSKSLVLLLVICISLSSCNDKLEENDGQLASSDLDFTQTDDMILPLIGSYAVTYSRGWEDPLLIGVRGDDVNAGGLGDQPLFAETDLFNYDNGFWMYNQVWENFYGDILDINNTRETIEQYKEFATGDDIALADQYIAETMVLSGFQHLQMSKLWGDIFIITSTNVQEELDNGVFTKMEVMQYISDLMDEAIPFLPDVRPNERTDVPGGVTKYTALAVKAMANLEMEKYQEVADATGEIINSNKFMLYPDFYELFKKPGKLSNENIFELQFSDFNSDSGPVSNHLYAPFGPSSWDPLVETASGGWGFYEPSLKYIKFMLDRGDQIRLVTSVNFTPRGIDEIMMDPEYSTLPSYITNVTLDGDVFNDYPRAMFGSGKHYLPSNQLTPGRNSYGSGKNFIVIRYAEILLMYAEALTRGVSGSGLTADQAVNMVRSRVNMPALSNVTTQDVIDEKFAELAMEWGIRYFDMIRLNEYNELSYEGRTFTAQDELLPYPQEQLDLLPLEDQDN; encoded by the coding sequence ATGAAAAACTTAAGAAAACTATCCAAATCATTGGTGTTGCTGCTGGTGATTTGTATTTCACTATCGTCCTGTAACGATAAACTAGAGGAGAATGACGGCCAACTAGCGTCCAGTGATTTAGACTTTACTCAAACAGATGATATGATACTACCTCTTATCGGCTCATACGCCGTAACATACTCTAGAGGATGGGAAGACCCACTTCTTATTGGAGTAAGAGGAGATGATGTTAATGCTGGTGGTTTGGGAGATCAACCGCTATTTGCAGAAACAGATTTGTTTAACTACGATAATGGGTTTTGGATGTACAATCAAGTATGGGAGAATTTTTACGGAGATATCCTCGATATTAACAATACCCGCGAAACTATTGAACAATACAAAGAATTTGCAACAGGCGATGATATAGCGCTAGCAGATCAATATATAGCCGAAACAATGGTGCTTAGTGGCTTTCAGCATTTGCAGATGTCTAAGCTTTGGGGAGATATTTTTATAATCACCTCTACTAATGTTCAAGAAGAACTAGATAATGGTGTATTTACTAAGATGGAAGTAATGCAGTACATATCAGATCTTATGGATGAAGCCATACCTTTCTTGCCAGATGTACGACCAAATGAAAGAACCGATGTTCCTGGTGGTGTAACCAAATATACAGCTCTAGCTGTTAAAGCAATGGCCAATTTAGAAATGGAAAAATATCAAGAAGTCGCAGATGCTACGGGAGAAATTATCAACTCCAACAAATTTATGTTGTACCCAGACTTTTATGAACTCTTCAAAAAGCCTGGTAAACTAAGCAACGAAAATATTTTTGAATTACAATTTTCAGACTTCAATTCAGATTCAGGCCCAGTGAGTAACCATTTATACGCACCCTTTGGACCATCCAGTTGGGATCCTCTCGTAGAAACAGCATCAGGTGGTTGGGGATTTTATGAGCCAAGCTTAAAATACATAAAGTTTATGTTAGATAGAGGCGATCAAATTAGATTGGTAACTAGTGTTAACTTTACACCACGAGGAATCGATGAGATTATGATGGATCCTGAATATTCAACATTACCAAGTTACATTACTAACGTCACATTAGATGGTGATGTGTTCAACGACTACCCTAGAGCTATGTTTGGTAGTGGTAAACACTATTTACCTTCTAACCAATTAACTCCAGGAAGAAATAGTTATGGTTCTGGTAAAAATTTCATTGTTATCAGATATGCAGAAATATTATTGATGTACGCAGAAGCTTTAACACGTGGTGTAAGTGGAAGCGGACTAACAGCAGACCAAGCGGTTAATATGGTTAGATCTAGAGTTAATATGCCAGCTCTATCTAATGTTACAACACAAGATGTTATTGATGAAAAATTTGCTGAATTAGCTATGGAATGGGGAATTCGATACTTCGATATGATTAGACTAAATGAATATAATGAACTAAGCTACGAAGGCCGAACTTTTACCGCGCAAGACGAGCTTTTGCCTTATCCGCAAGAGCAGTTAGACTTACTACCACTAGAAGATCAAGACAATTAA
- a CDS encoding LamG domain-containing protein — MKKFKYIFGLSIMMVISSCYEGIDPITEVDPGPDAGAPIVTIERPVDGFSIQVPDPVTSTPIEFRAEDDIELASVIVRLDGQEIASYDQFLDYRIFIEEFVYDNITTGDHVLEVSATDLVGNTTVSVSNFSKEPPYTPLYPGETFYMNFDGSYSELVTVTDADEVGNPGFAPEARVGTGAYAGAPDSYLTFPTDGLLANEFSASFWLKVNATPDRAGVLVIGPEDPGNPNYPDSQNNRNAGFRFFRENAGGMQRFKLNVGTGSGNSWFDGGAAADVDPSADEWVHFAFTISGSECVVYKNGEVVSQNSFTGVDWTGCDVLSIMSGAPRFTGWNHRSDESYMDELRLFNMALTQEEVIELIAQADEIFKLDFNGSFTEDYSDQDCTEVGSPDFSSDAYEGTSAYQGATDSYLTFPTDGLLNEEFSAVFRYKLNGTPDRAGVLVIGPPDTNNPDAQNNRTSGFRFFRENAGGMQRFKLNVGRGDGDSWFDGGAAADLDPNNPQWVQMAFTISNTECVVYIDGQVVSQNTFTGVDWSDCDILSIMSGAPRFTGWNHRSDESLMDNLRIYKKALSLEEIQSML, encoded by the coding sequence ATGAAAAAATTTAAATACATATTTGGGTTATCCATAATGATGGTGATATCTTCTTGTTACGAAGGTATAGACCCAATCACAGAAGTAGATCCAGGACCAGATGCTGGTGCACCTATCGTAACCATTGAAAGACCAGTAGATGGCTTCTCAATTCAAGTTCCAGATCCAGTAACTTCTACACCTATTGAGTTTAGAGCAGAGGACGATATAGAACTTGCTTCCGTAATTGTAAGGTTAGACGGACAAGAGATAGCTTCTTACGATCAATTTCTCGACTATAGAATTTTTATAGAAGAATTCGTTTATGACAACATTACAACAGGCGATCATGTACTCGAGGTATCTGCAACAGATTTAGTTGGTAATACAACTGTTTCTGTGTCTAATTTTAGTAAAGAACCTCCTTACACTCCATTGTATCCTGGAGAAACATTCTACATGAATTTTGATGGTAGCTATAGTGAATTAGTAACCGTAACAGATGCAGATGAGGTTGGTAACCCAGGTTTTGCACCCGAAGCCAGAGTGGGTACAGGCGCTTACGCTGGTGCTCCAGACTCCTATTTAACCTTCCCAACCGACGGTCTTTTGGCAAACGAGTTTAGTGCTTCATTTTGGTTAAAGGTTAATGCAACACCAGATAGAGCAGGTGTATTAGTAATCGGGCCAGAAGATCCTGGAAATCCAAACTATCCAGATTCACAAAATAACAGAAACGCAGGTTTTAGATTCTTTAGAGAGAATGCTGGTGGTATGCAGCGCTTTAAACTAAATGTTGGGACAGGAAGCGGAAACAGTTGGTTTGATGGTGGAGCAGCAGCAGATGTCGATCCTTCTGCAGATGAATGGGTACATTTCGCATTCACCATTTCAGGCAGCGAATGTGTAGTTTATAAAAACGGTGAAGTTGTTAGTCAAAATTCTTTTACTGGTGTAGACTGGACAGGTTGTGATGTGTTATCCATAATGTCTGGTGCGCCTAGATTTACGGGTTGGAATCATAGATCTGATGAAAGTTATATGGACGAGCTTAGACTCTTTAACATGGCATTAACCCAAGAGGAAGTTATAGAATTAATAGCTCAGGCTGATGAGATATTTAAGTTAGATTTCAATGGTAGTTTTACCGAAGACTATAGTGACCAAGACTGCACTGAAGTTGGTAGTCCAGATTTTTCATCAGACGCCTACGAAGGCACAAGTGCTTATCAAGGAGCAACGGATTCTTATCTAACATTTCCTACAGATGGTCTGTTAAACGAAGAATTCTCTGCAGTATTTAGGTACAAACTTAATGGAACACCAGATAGAGCAGGTGTACTTGTCATTGGTCCGCCAGATACTAACAATCCCGATGCCCAAAACAATAGAACGAGTGGATTTAGATTTTTCCGCGAAAATGCCGGAGGCATGCAGCGCTTTAAATTAAATGTAGGTAGAGGTGATGGTGATTCTTGGTTTGATGGCGGTGCAGCAGCAGATTTAGATCCTAATAACCCTCAATGGGTACAAATGGCATTTACCATTTCAAATACCGAGTGTGTGGTTTACATTGATGGTCAGGTTGTAAGCCAAAATACCTTTACTGGTGTCGATTGGTCAGATTGTGACATACTTTCAATAATGTCCGGTGCACCTAGGTTTACCGGTTGGAATCATAGATCTGACGAAAGCCTAATGGATAATCTGAGAATTTATAAAAAGGCACTTTCTCTAGAAGAAATTCAATCTATGCTGTAG
- a CDS encoding sulfatase family protein, with the protein MTAILLSIFSCKDYTNKASLNGISQDTSKVVNKSVTIDSSKPNVIIINVDDLGYGDVGVYGATKVQTPAIDKLASEGMMFTDFHSASAVCSPSRYALLTGRYPSRKNLNNPIFLKANLKIDTSRTTIADVFKKSGYETAIIGKWHLGFGHQTPVNWNKPLKPGPLELGFDYYFGVPVLNSHPPFVYVENHHVVGLLPDKDPLIYNTKAETEHFDEKFGYNEIGGGLAAHRLYKDREVGTTLKNKAVDWIKLNSKKPFFLYFATTNIHHPFTPAPRFINSSDAGTYGDFIHELDWMISEIVRTLEEEDIANNTLLIITSDNGGMLNRGGQQARKMGHKQNGDLLGFKFDAWEGGHRVPFIARWPRRIKAGTVSNALASNIDLMATSADLLGITLGDNEGEDSVSMLNVLLGKDTKGNRQELLISPSSPRHLAIRSGKWMYISNQGGGGFADKNLGDHTFGGPAAFSFTKQKNSDVQDGKIKDNAPLAQLYNLEVDPYQNKNVYDNYPNIVDNLKNMIEELKLNTSHGK; encoded by the coding sequence TTGACGGCTATCTTATTATCAATATTTAGCTGCAAAGATTACACCAACAAAGCGTCTTTGAATGGCATTAGTCAAGATACTTCAAAGGTCGTCAATAAAAGTGTGACTATTGATTCTTCAAAACCAAATGTTATTATTATTAACGTAGACGACTTGGGTTATGGTGATGTTGGTGTTTACGGCGCCACCAAAGTGCAGACACCAGCGATAGATAAACTTGCTAGCGAGGGTATGATGTTTACGGATTTTCATTCGGCTTCTGCAGTATGTTCCCCCTCAAGATATGCCCTTTTAACCGGAAGATACCCAAGCCGTAAAAATTTAAATAATCCAATTTTTCTTAAAGCAAATCTTAAAATTGATACATCTAGAACAACCATTGCAGATGTATTCAAAAAATCAGGATATGAAACAGCAATAATCGGCAAATGGCATTTGGGATTTGGTCACCAAACACCAGTAAATTGGAATAAACCGCTTAAACCAGGCCCTTTAGAATTAGGGTTCGACTATTATTTTGGAGTACCAGTGTTAAATAGTCATCCACCCTTTGTTTATGTTGAAAATCATCACGTCGTTGGGCTTTTACCAGATAAAGATCCTCTGATATATAATACAAAGGCAGAAACCGAGCACTTTGATGAAAAATTTGGTTATAACGAAATAGGAGGTGGTCTAGCAGCACACCGATTATATAAGGATAGAGAGGTTGGTACAACACTAAAGAATAAAGCGGTCGATTGGATAAAGTTGAATAGCAAAAAACCTTTCTTTCTCTATTTTGCTACAACTAATATTCATCATCCATTTACACCTGCTCCAAGATTTATCAATAGCAGTGACGCTGGTACCTATGGAGATTTCATTCACGAATTGGATTGGATGATTTCAGAAATCGTAAGAACTCTCGAGGAAGAAGATATAGCCAACAACACACTACTTATCATTACAAGTGATAATGGTGGTATGTTGAATAGAGGAGGGCAACAAGCCAGAAAGATGGGACATAAGCAAAATGGGGATTTATTAGGCTTTAAATTTGACGCTTGGGAAGGTGGTCATCGGGTACCATTTATTGCGCGCTGGCCAAGACGAATAAAAGCTGGTACTGTAAGTAATGCTTTGGCGTCAAATATTGATTTAATGGCAACCTCTGCCGACCTATTAGGCATAACGCTTGGTGATAATGAAGGCGAAGATAGTGTTTCAATGCTCAATGTTTTACTCGGTAAAGATACAAAGGGTAACAGACAAGAATTATTGATTAGTCCTTCTAGCCCAAGACATTTGGCCATACGAAGCGGTAAATGGATGTACATCTCAAATCAAGGAGGTGGCGGTTTTGCAGACAAGAATCTGGGAGATCATACTTTTGGTGGGCCAGCAGCATTCAGCTTTACCAAACAGAAAAACAGTGATGTACAAGATGGAAAAATTAAAGACAACGCACCATTAGCTCAACTTTATAACTTAGAAGTAGATCCTTATCAGAATAAAAATGTATACGACAATTACCCTAATATAGTAGATAATCTTAAGAACATGATTGAAGAATTAAAATTAAATACAAGTCATGGGAAATAA